From a single Micromonospora sp. WMMD1102 genomic region:
- a CDS encoding alpha/beta hydrolase — MRSHPRLPHRSRHLGTVLAAAATAVLLLLTGCTAASSPDPGADLGGYLGQKLDWVACKDTATSPADAKLFANPALECASVEVPLDYDEPEGERAQIALTRLSATGGAEGSLLVNPGGPGGSGTSLIASTLPLWQASPVAKRFDIVGFDPRGIGSSTPALDCYTDKEYDTGDVPRFGAVYDITSAEQAVELAERCADGSGGIANLVNAGSTSVVRDMDIIREVLGDDKLNYLGYSYGSELGAMYATTFPEKVRAIVLDGAVSPALTASGFRVSQFAGLQARFDDLAALCAESPDCVLGPDPAAANDRLHEIVQPLVEAPAATADGRYLSVWDVYLGISGGLYSEARWPVHISALTALDAGRADEMLALRDTFYGRTADGAYSLDFDTNIAVRCMDSPRRTPEEQTALAREIGKVAPMFDLDTFTAGSYHSECEAWPAPPTRGEPWLADVESLPETLVVSVTGDPATPHEGGIAMAQALDGSLLTVDGKQHGAYLLGGSECVDDVVDAYLLDLESPPTGARCSL, encoded by the coding sequence ATGCGATCACATCCCCGGCTCCCACATCGGTCCCGACATCTCGGAACCGTGCTCGCCGCGGCCGCCACGGCCGTACTCCTCCTACTCACCGGGTGCACAGCCGCTTCTTCGCCGGACCCGGGCGCGGACCTCGGCGGCTACCTCGGGCAGAAGCTCGACTGGGTCGCCTGCAAGGACACCGCTACGAGCCCGGCGGACGCCAAGCTGTTCGCGAACCCGGCGCTCGAGTGCGCCTCGGTCGAGGTTCCGCTCGACTACGACGAGCCGGAGGGCGAGCGGGCGCAGATCGCGCTCACGCGCCTCTCCGCCACGGGCGGGGCCGAGGGCTCACTGCTGGTCAACCCGGGCGGGCCCGGAGGGTCCGGCACCAGCTTGATCGCCTCCACCCTGCCACTGTGGCAGGCGAGCCCCGTAGCCAAGCGCTTCGACATCGTCGGCTTCGATCCTCGCGGGATCGGGTCGTCGACCCCGGCCCTCGACTGCTACACCGACAAGGAGTACGACACCGGCGACGTGCCGCGGTTCGGCGCGGTGTACGACATCACGAGCGCCGAGCAGGCGGTCGAGCTGGCCGAGCGCTGCGCGGACGGCTCCGGCGGCATCGCGAACCTGGTGAACGCCGGGTCCACGAGCGTGGTGCGCGACATGGACATCATCCGAGAGGTGCTCGGTGACGACAAGCTGAACTACCTCGGCTACAGCTACGGCTCCGAACTCGGCGCCATGTACGCCACGACGTTTCCCGAAAAGGTCCGCGCGATCGTGCTCGACGGGGCAGTCTCGCCCGCTCTGACGGCGAGCGGGTTCCGCGTCTCCCAGTTCGCCGGCCTGCAGGCACGGTTCGACGACCTCGCCGCACTCTGCGCGGAATCGCCCGACTGCGTTCTCGGCCCCGACCCCGCGGCGGCGAACGACCGCCTGCACGAGATCGTCCAGCCGCTCGTCGAGGCACCGGCGGCGACCGCCGACGGCCGGTACCTGAGCGTCTGGGACGTCTACCTCGGCATCAGCGGTGGGCTGTACTCCGAAGCGAGATGGCCCGTACACATCTCCGCCCTGACCGCGCTCGACGCGGGCAGAGCCGACGAGATGCTCGCGCTGCGCGACACCTTCTACGGCCGCACGGCGGACGGCGCCTACAGCCTGGACTTCGACACGAACATCGCGGTGCGCTGCATGGACAGCCCTCGCCGGACGCCGGAGGAACAGACCGCGCTGGCACGCGAGATCGGAAAGGTCGCGCCGATGTTCGACCTCGACACGTTCACGGCGGGGAGCTACCACAGCGAATGCGAGGCGTGGCCCGCGCCGCCGACCCGCGGCGAGCCCTGGCTCGCCGATGTGGAAAGCCTCCCCGAGACGCTCGTCGTGTCGGTCACCGGCGATCCCGCGACGCCGCACGAGGGCGGCATCGCGATGGCGCAGGCTCTCGACGGAAGCCTGCTGACGGTCGACGGCAAGCAGCACGGCGCCTACCTCCTCGGCGGCAGCGAGTGCGTCGACGACGTGGTCGACGCATATCTCCTCGACCTCGAATCCCCGCCCACCGGCGCCCGATGCAGCCTGTGA
- a CDS encoding tartrate dehydrogenase encodes MTTQPDRAVTTHRIAVIPGDGIGREVVPAGLDALRATAARFGLTLSFDSFDFASADYWQRHGTMLPPDWEQTLRGYDAIYFGAVGWPAVVPDHVSLWGSLIQFRRVFDQYVNLRPCRLMPGVRSPLAGREPGDIDFVVVRENTEGEYSSVGGRIFEGTDRETVLQETVMTRVGVDRVLRFAFEQASRRPKRHLTSATKSNGISISMPYWDERVAAMAERFPDVRVDRFHIDALAAQFVLHPEWFDVVVGSNLFGDILSDLGPACTGTLGIAPSANINPERKHPSLFEPVHGSAPDIAGRGIANPVGQIWCGAMMLEHLGHPEAAAHLLGAVEDVLAYGPGQAPLTPDLHGTGTTAELGRAIAERVDER; translated from the coding sequence GTGACCACGCAGCCGGATCGTGCCGTGACCACGCACCGGATCGCCGTCATCCCCGGCGACGGCATCGGCCGGGAGGTCGTCCCCGCCGGCCTCGACGCGCTGCGCGCCACCGCCGCCCGGTTCGGCCTGACGCTCTCGTTCGACAGCTTCGACTTCGCCAGCGCCGACTACTGGCAGCGGCACGGCACGATGCTGCCGCCCGACTGGGAGCAGACGCTGCGCGGCTACGACGCCATCTACTTCGGCGCGGTCGGCTGGCCGGCGGTCGTACCCGACCATGTCTCACTCTGGGGCAGCCTCATACAGTTCCGGCGGGTCTTCGACCAGTACGTGAACCTGCGCCCCTGCCGGCTGATGCCCGGGGTCCGCAGCCCGCTGGCCGGCCGGGAACCGGGCGACATCGACTTCGTCGTCGTCCGGGAGAACACCGAGGGCGAGTACTCCAGCGTGGGCGGGCGGATCTTCGAGGGCACCGACCGGGAAACCGTCCTCCAGGAGACGGTCATGACGCGCGTCGGCGTCGACCGGGTCCTGCGCTTCGCCTTCGAGCAGGCGAGCCGCCGCCCGAAGCGGCACCTGACGTCCGCCACCAAGAGCAACGGCATCTCCATCTCCATGCCGTACTGGGACGAGCGGGTGGCCGCGATGGCCGAGCGGTTCCCCGACGTCCGCGTCGACAGGTTCCACATCGACGCGCTCGCGGCGCAGTTCGTGCTCCACCCGGAGTGGTTCGACGTGGTCGTGGGCAGCAATCTGTTCGGCGACATCCTCTCCGACCTCGGCCCGGCCTGCACCGGCACGCTCGGCATCGCCCCGAGCGCCAACATCAATCCCGAGCGGAAGCACCCGAGTCTCTTCGAGCCCGTGCACGGCTCCGCCCCCGACATCGCGGGCAGGGGCATCGCCAACCCGGTCGGCCAGATCTGGTGCGGCGCGATGATGCTCGAGCACCTCGGCCACCCGGAGGCCGCCGCCCACCTGCTCGGCGCGGTCGAGGACGTCCTGGCGTACGGGCCGGGACAGGCGCCCCTGACCCCCGACCTGCACGGCACCGGGACGACGGCGGAGCTGGGGCGGGCGATCGCCGAACGGGTCGACGAACGCTGA
- a CDS encoding GntR family transcriptional regulator has protein sequence MTTAGTLADQAYRRVRTAIATGELPPGEKVTERGMAERLAISPTPVREALRRLELDGLIERIGPRTVLVAAIRDAAIDDLAEVEVGLRGLVARFAARHATADQLDALDAILDRADDLLILLKERGAQGRPVERHLTELLDTMQQFNDTVSACAHNPVLVRMLEQSRVFSRPQRRELLLRRVAEDDTFGLERYTSHRALVRALRAGDSGTAERIAVEDSQGGLAALREAP, from the coding sequence ATGACCACAGCCGGGACGCTCGCCGACCAGGCGTACCGTCGAGTTCGCACCGCGATCGCCACCGGCGAGCTTCCGCCGGGGGAGAAGGTGACCGAGCGCGGCATGGCCGAGCGGCTCGCGATCAGCCCCACGCCGGTCCGGGAGGCCCTGCGCCGGCTGGAGCTCGACGGGCTGATCGAGCGGATCGGGCCGCGCACGGTGCTGGTCGCCGCCATCCGCGACGCGGCCATCGACGACCTCGCGGAGGTGGAGGTCGGCCTGCGCGGCCTCGTCGCCCGCTTCGCCGCCCGACACGCCACCGCCGACCAGCTCGACGCGCTGGACGCCATCCTCGACCGCGCCGACGACCTGCTGATCCTCCTCAAGGAGCGGGGCGCGCAGGGCCGACCGGTCGAGCGGCACCTCACCGAGCTGCTCGACACCATGCAGCAGTTCAACGACACGGTCAGCGCCTGCGCGCACAACCCGGTGCTGGTCCGGATGCTCGAGCAGAGCCGGGTGTTCTCCCGCCCGCAGCGCCGCGAACTGCTGCTGCGACGGGTGGCCGAGGACGACACGTTCGGCCTGGAGCGGTACACCAGCCACCGCGCCCTGGTCCGCGCGCTGCGCGCGGGCGACTCCGGCACCGCGGAGCGGATCGCCGTCGAGGACTCGCAGGGCGGTCTCGCGGCGCTCCGGGAGGCGCCGTGA
- a CDS encoding MFS transporter yields the protein MSNRRITFFIALALFAQESTWNFYDNQVPVLLREHLASAALVGALMGMDNLLGIFVQPWIGNRSDNTRTRWGRRIPYLAVGMPLAALVFVLLPWTTSLATLVAVMFCYALIANTTRPLAESLVPDFLPPERRGRANAAVKIATALTIIVASLISLLVVDEHPKAAFVLPSVIMLAATVVLLANVRDSRSRGYQAAVAEDAAAGPAPAGPALRQIVAGLVTDQDRRRLLLLLTVLLFGGAWFASRSLITPYGMEALGLSRGEAGGLTLPSGIAYVAAAYPAALLAERFGRLRTIAAGMIVFAAALAAGTAAQTATGTVVAFCLASVGAAAFTINAAVALWNLAPSSRVFGAYTGLYAVTWYLGGFGGPALIGAVVDLVGWDGMLLYIAALAMLAVLVVVRLGRLQRLHRAARATTLNGSE from the coding sequence GTGTCCAACCGGCGGATCACGTTCTTCATCGCCCTCGCGCTGTTCGCGCAGGAGTCGACGTGGAACTTCTATGACAATCAGGTGCCCGTCCTGCTCCGCGAGCACCTGGCGAGCGCGGCGCTGGTGGGCGCGCTGATGGGGATGGACAACCTGCTGGGGATCTTCGTCCAGCCCTGGATCGGCAACCGGTCGGACAACACCCGGACCCGGTGGGGGCGGCGCATCCCGTACCTCGCGGTGGGCATGCCGCTGGCCGCGCTGGTCTTCGTACTGCTGCCGTGGACCACGTCGCTGGCCACGCTGGTCGCGGTGATGTTCTGTTACGCGCTGATCGCCAACACCACCCGACCGCTGGCCGAGTCGCTGGTGCCGGACTTCCTGCCCCCGGAACGACGCGGCCGGGCGAACGCCGCCGTGAAGATTGCGACCGCGCTGACCATCATCGTCGCGTCGCTGATCAGTCTGCTCGTGGTGGACGAGCATCCGAAGGCGGCCTTCGTCCTCCCGTCAGTGATCATGCTGGCCGCCACCGTCGTGCTGCTCGCCAACGTGCGCGACAGCCGATCGAGGGGCTACCAGGCAGCGGTCGCCGAAGACGCGGCCGCCGGTCCCGCCCCGGCCGGCCCGGCGCTGCGGCAGATCGTCGCCGGTCTGGTCACCGACCAGGACCGCCGCCGGCTCCTGCTGCTGCTGACCGTCCTGCTCTTCGGCGGGGCATGGTTCGCCTCACGGTCGCTGATCACCCCGTACGGGATGGAGGCGCTGGGCCTGAGCCGCGGCGAGGCCGGCGGACTCACCCTGCCCAGCGGCATCGCCTACGTGGCCGCCGCCTATCCGGCCGCGCTGCTGGCCGAGCGCTTCGGACGGCTGCGGACCATCGCCGCCGGCATGATCGTCTTCGCCGCCGCGCTGGCGGCGGGCACCGCCGCGCAGACGGCCACCGGCACGGTCGTCGCGTTCTGTCTGGCCTCCGTCGGCGCCGCCGCCTTCACGATCAACGCGGCGGTGGCGCTGTGGAACCTGGCGCCGTCCAGCCGGGTGTTCGGCGCCTACACCGGGCTGTACGCGGTCACCTGGTACCTGGGCGGCTTCGGCGGCCCCGCCCTGATCGGCGCGGTGGTCGACCTCGTCGGCTGGGACGGGATGCTGCTCTACATCGCCGCGCTCGCCATGCTCGCCGTCCTCGTCGTCGTACGCCTCGGACGTCTCCAGCGCCTGCACCGGGCGGCCCGAGCCACCACCCTCAACGGAAGCGAATGA
- a CDS encoding phosphoglycerate dehydrogenase gives MSTILVTTDYLAPGDEVDTYLTGLGFTTRHDPMRGARRPEQLIAALAGVEGALIANEPMTAEVLRRATELRAVVRTGVGYDSVDVAAAGRLGISVSNLPGINANAVAEYTIGLLLAQARCLVPMAAAVAAGRWPRTDGRELRGRTLGLIGRGAVARQVAPLAAAFGMTVLCTGSLPAPVTRVPLDQLLRDSDFVSVHTALTPLTHHLVDAAALARMKPGAHLINTARGPIVDETALVDAVRSGRLAGAALDVVDVEPLPADSILRGVDGITVYSHMAGQTAEARLAAGMEGARELVAALDGRPAHSRTDPNSRTDRNSGTEANPRTELNSRTELNSHTDLNSRTDLKEPA, from the coding sequence ATGTCGACCATCCTCGTCACCACCGACTACCTCGCCCCCGGCGACGAGGTGGACACCTACCTGACCGGCCTCGGCTTCACGACCCGACACGACCCCATGCGTGGCGCACGCCGGCCGGAGCAGCTGATCGCGGCGCTGGCCGGCGTCGAGGGGGCGCTGATCGCCAACGAGCCGATGACCGCCGAGGTACTTCGGCGGGCAACGGAGCTGCGCGCCGTCGTGCGTACCGGGGTCGGGTACGACTCCGTCGACGTGGCGGCGGCCGGCCGACTCGGGATCAGCGTGAGCAACCTGCCCGGGATCAACGCCAACGCGGTGGCCGAGTACACCATCGGGTTGCTGCTCGCCCAGGCCCGGTGCCTGGTGCCGATGGCCGCCGCGGTGGCCGCCGGCCGCTGGCCCCGCACCGACGGCCGCGAACTGCGCGGCAGGACGCTCGGCCTGATCGGGCGGGGGGCGGTGGCCCGGCAGGTGGCGCCACTTGCCGCCGCCTTCGGCATGACGGTGCTCTGCACCGGCAGCCTGCCCGCGCCGGTCACCCGGGTCCCGCTCGACCAGTTGCTGCGGGACTCCGACTTCGTCTCGGTGCACACCGCGCTGACCCCGCTCACCCACCACCTCGTCGACGCCGCGGCGCTGGCCCGCATGAAGCCGGGCGCACACCTGATCAACACCGCGCGCGGGCCGATCGTCGACGAGACCGCCCTGGTCGACGCCGTCCGGTCCGGCCGGCTGGCCGGTGCGGCCCTCGACGTCGTGGACGTGGAGCCACTGCCGGCCGACAGCATCCTGCGCGGCGTCGACGGCATCACGGTCTACTCGCACATGGCCGGGCAGACCGCCGAGGCCCGGCTGGCCGCCGGGATGGAGGGCGCCAGGGAACTCGTCGCCGCCCTGGACGGCCGGCCCGCCCACTCGCGCACCGACCCGAACTCGCGCACCGACCGGAACTCGGGCACCGAAGCGAATCCACGCACCGAGCTGAACTCGCGCACCGAGCTGAACTCGCACACCGACCTGAACTCGCGCACCGACCTGAAGGAGCCGGCATGA
- a CDS encoding FAD-binding dehydrogenase, with translation MSTRTADADVLVIGAGLAGLVATAELVAAGRSVLLLDQEPEQSLGGQAFWSFGGLFLVDSPEQRRMGIRDSPELAWQDWQGSAGFDRPEDAWPRRWAEAYVDFAAGEKRGWLRGLGIKLFPVVGWAERGGYDATGHGNSVPRFHVTWGTGPGVLEPFVATVREAAGRGLVRFAFRHRVDALTTSGGAVVGASGRVLEPSETARGTASSRTEIGDFAYTAQVVIVTSGGIGGNHDLVRRNWPERLGTPPAHMISGVPAHVDGRMLTITQDAGGAVINPDRMWHYVEGIQNWNPIWDAHGIRILPGPSSVWLDARGRRLPVPLHPGFDTLGTLAHLRGTGHDHSWFVLTQKIIEKEFALSGSEQNPDLTGRSVRQVLGRLRAGAPAPVEAFKRHGADFVVADRLDELVKGMNALTAEPLLDPVDIRRTIEARDRQLTNSFTKDMQIAAIRNFRNYRGDRLMRTAAPHRFLDPLAGPLIAVRLHVLTRKTLGGLHTDLDGRVLDGAGQPVPGLYAAGEVSGFGGGGMHGYRALEGTFLGGCLFSGRQAGRAVASTVA, from the coding sequence ATGAGCACGCGGACAGCGGACGCCGATGTACTGGTGATCGGCGCGGGCCTCGCCGGGCTGGTGGCCACCGCCGAACTCGTCGCCGCCGGCCGGTCCGTGCTGCTGCTCGACCAGGAGCCCGAGCAGAGCCTCGGCGGCCAGGCGTTCTGGTCGTTCGGCGGGCTGTTCCTGGTGGACTCGCCGGAGCAGCGCCGGATGGGCATCCGCGACTCCCCCGAGCTCGCCTGGCAGGACTGGCAGGGCAGCGCCGGGTTCGACCGACCCGAGGACGCGTGGCCACGGCGTTGGGCCGAGGCGTACGTCGACTTCGCCGCCGGTGAGAAGCGCGGCTGGCTGCGGGGCCTCGGCATCAAGCTGTTCCCCGTCGTCGGCTGGGCCGAGCGCGGAGGCTACGACGCCACCGGGCACGGCAACTCGGTGCCCCGCTTCCACGTCACCTGGGGTACCGGGCCGGGCGTCCTCGAACCCTTCGTCGCGACCGTGCGGGAGGCGGCCGGACGCGGCCTCGTCCGGTTCGCCTTCCGGCACCGGGTCGACGCGCTGACCACCAGCGGCGGTGCCGTGGTGGGCGCCTCGGGCCGCGTCCTGGAGCCGAGCGAGACCGCCCGCGGCACCGCCAGCTCGCGGACGGAGATCGGGGACTTCGCCTACACCGCGCAGGTCGTCATCGTGACCTCCGGCGGCATCGGCGGCAACCACGACCTGGTCCGCCGCAACTGGCCGGAACGGCTCGGCACCCCGCCCGCACACATGATCAGCGGCGTACCCGCGCACGTGGACGGCCGGATGCTGACCATCACGCAGGACGCCGGCGGTGCCGTGATCAACCCCGACCGGATGTGGCACTACGTCGAGGGCATCCAGAACTGGAACCCGATCTGGGACGCGCACGGCATCCGCATCCTGCCCGGGCCGTCCTCCGTCTGGCTCGACGCGCGCGGACGCCGGCTGCCGGTGCCGCTCCATCCCGGATTCGACACCCTCGGCACGCTCGCCCACCTGCGCGGCACCGGCCACGACCACAGCTGGTTCGTCCTCACCCAGAAGATAATCGAAAAGGAGTTCGCGCTCTCCGGCTCGGAACAGAACCCGGACCTGACCGGCCGCAGCGTCAGGCAGGTCCTCGGCCGCCTCCGTGCCGGCGCGCCGGCACCGGTGGAGGCATTCAAGCGGCACGGCGCCGACTTCGTCGTGGCCGACCGGCTGGACGAGCTGGTGAAGGGCATGAACGCGCTCACCGCCGAGCCGCTGCTGGACCCGGTCGACATCCGGCGCACGATCGAGGCCCGCGACCGGCAACTGACCAACAGCTTCACCAAGGACATGCAGATCGCGGCCATCCGCAACTTCCGCAACTACCGGGGCGACCGGCTGATGCGTACCGCCGCGCCGCACCGGTTCCTCGACCCGTTGGCCGGGCCGCTGATCGCCGTACGCCTGCACGTGCTCACCCGCAAGACGCTGGGCGGCCTGCACACCGACCTCGACGGCCGGGTGCTGGACGGAGCCGGGCAGCCGGTGCCGGGACTCTACGCCGCCGGCGAGGTCAGCGGATTCGGCGGCGGCGGTATGCACGGCTACCGCGCGCTGGAAGGCACCTTCCTGGGCGGCTGCCTCTTCTCCGGACGCCAGGCAGGCCGCGCCGTGGCCAGCACCGTCGCATGA
- a CDS encoding acyclic terpene utilization AtuA family protein has translation MTRDSVRILVPSGMLGSGFPPEIVDRGLDLGADVIALDGGSTDSGPYYLGTGTAKTTAAAVARDLRLLLRAVAKARIPLIVGSCGTSGTDSGVDWVAGIAHGILAEEGLELRVATIYSEQRATDLKEHLGQGRIRPLPPAVELDPATLESCEHIVAMMGHEPIAEALAGGADVVLAGRATDTAVAAAFPLMAGMPAGPTWHAAKIVECGAQCTTNPRSSGVFATVDATGFTIEPLDPAVACTPTSVAAHMLYETADPFSMREPAGTLMVADATYRALDERRIRVEGSRFEPAPYTNKLEGARITGYETMSFTAIRDPHILGQITTWAELLRRVTVDRVTQTLGLSTDDYAFDIRLYGYDAVLEAADPDTRPPREVGVMLLVRAADQQTATAVAKIANPLMLHLPTPDMDYLPSLAFPFSPAETERGAAYEFVLNHVVEVDSPTSLFRIHLPEGSDVR, from the coding sequence GTGACCCGCGACTCCGTACGCATTCTCGTGCCCTCCGGCATGCTCGGCTCGGGATTCCCGCCCGAGATCGTCGACCGTGGACTGGACCTCGGCGCCGACGTCATCGCCCTGGACGGCGGGTCGACCGACTCCGGCCCGTACTATCTGGGCACCGGCACGGCCAAGACCACGGCGGCGGCGGTCGCCCGCGACCTGCGGCTGCTGCTGCGGGCGGTGGCGAAGGCGCGGATCCCGCTGATCGTCGGCTCCTGCGGCACCAGCGGCACCGACTCCGGGGTGGACTGGGTCGCCGGGATCGCCCACGGCATCCTGGCCGAGGAAGGGCTGGAGCTGCGGGTGGCCACCATCTACAGCGAGCAGCGGGCCACCGACCTCAAGGAACACCTCGGCCAGGGCCGGATCCGTCCGCTCCCGCCTGCCGTCGAGCTCGACCCGGCGACGCTGGAGAGCTGCGAGCACATCGTCGCGATGATGGGGCACGAGCCGATCGCGGAAGCGCTGGCGGGCGGGGCCGACGTGGTGCTGGCCGGGCGGGCCACCGACACCGCCGTCGCCGCCGCCTTTCCGCTGATGGCGGGCATGCCGGCCGGCCCGACCTGGCACGCCGCAAAGATCGTCGAGTGCGGCGCGCAGTGCACCACGAACCCGCGCTCCAGCGGGGTCTTCGCGACCGTCGATGCCACCGGCTTCACCATCGAGCCGCTCGACCCGGCCGTCGCCTGCACGCCCACCTCGGTCGCGGCGCACATGCTCTACGAGACCGCGGACCCGTTCTCGATGCGGGAGCCGGCCGGCACGCTGATGGTCGCCGACGCCACCTACCGGGCCCTGGACGAGCGACGGATACGCGTGGAGGGTTCCCGGTTCGAGCCGGCCCCGTACACGAACAAGCTCGAGGGGGCCCGGATCACCGGCTACGAGACGATGTCGTTCACCGCCATCCGCGACCCGCACATCCTCGGCCAGATCACCACCTGGGCGGAGCTGCTCCGCCGGGTCACCGTGGACCGGGTCACCCAGACGCTCGGGCTGAGCACCGACGACTACGCCTTCGACATCCGGCTCTACGGCTACGACGCGGTGCTGGAGGCGGCAGACCCGGACACCCGGCCGCCCCGAGAGGTCGGCGTGATGCTGCTGGTCCGTGCCGCTGACCAGCAGACGGCCACGGCCGTCGCGAAGATCGCCAATCCGCTGATGCTGCACCTGCCCACGCCCGACATGGACTATCTGCCCAGCCTCGCGTTCCCGTTCTCACCCGCGGAGACCGAGCGCGGGGCGGCGTACGAGTTCGTCCTCAACCACGTCGTCGAGGTCGACTCGCCCACCAGCCTGTTCCGCATCCACCTTCCGGAGGGCAGCGATGTCCGGTAA
- a CDS encoding DUF4387 domain-containing protein, with protein sequence MSGNASPRTVADLALEVRSKNAGPFWVTMELFMRDAAGYAVVADPSFLDATVIARLYGVPADTVRIFRIPGLNVVKISFPRPVAQGSLRDRDIHAGQHHVPLAVLPLPEMS encoded by the coding sequence ATGTCCGGTAACGCCAGTCCCCGTACCGTCGCCGATCTCGCCCTGGAGGTCCGGTCGAAGAACGCCGGCCCGTTCTGGGTGACGATGGAGCTGTTCATGCGCGACGCTGCCGGATACGCCGTGGTGGCCGACCCCAGCTTCCTGGACGCGACGGTGATCGCGCGCCTGTACGGCGTACCGGCCGACACCGTCCGCATCTTCCGGATACCCGGACTGAACGTCGTCAAGATATCGTTCCCGCGTCCCGTGGCGCAGGGCAGCCTGCGCGACCGCGACATCCACGCCGGGCAGCATCACGTGCCCCTGGCCGTCCTTCCACTGCCGGAGATGTCCTGA
- a CDS encoding HPF/RaiA family ribosome-associated protein yields the protein MSGARGNPATVEDCLRVGAGFSQGDRNWIAAEFTPLDARLAAFPADGTELEVSVKDREAKGQKITLECWIAGRPKIVTTSSEEDLKAGLHDVRDDLRRRLNDAKTRQEPRRNRHLRDTGLPEPEPLEETALLAGDEPAGKTDEPVSKTEPTA from the coding sequence ATGAGCGGCGCTCGGGGAAACCCGGCCACGGTGGAAGACTGCCTGCGGGTCGGTGCCGGCTTCTCGCAGGGCGACCGGAACTGGATCGCCGCGGAGTTCACCCCGCTGGACGCGCGGCTGGCCGCCTTCCCGGCGGACGGGACCGAACTCGAGGTGTCGGTGAAGGACCGGGAGGCCAAGGGGCAGAAGATCACCCTGGAGTGTTGGATCGCCGGCCGCCCGAAGATCGTCACCACCTCGTCCGAGGAGGATCTGAAGGCCGGCCTGCACGACGTCCGGGACGACCTCCGACGTCGGCTCAACGACGCGAAGACCCGGCAGGAGCCCCGGCGCAACCGGCATCTGCGCGACACCGGGCTGCCCGAGCCCGAGCCGCTGGAAGAGACCGCCCTGTTGGCCGGTGACGAGCCGGCGGGCAAGACCGACGAGCCGGTGAGCAAGACCGAACCCACCGCCTGA
- a CDS encoding reverse transcriptase domain-containing protein produces the protein MHDASAGTYGYPRVHAELRAQGRRHSRKRIARLISPLLCNVYLHRLDRAWDVRAYGVLVRFADDLLVMCASRAQAEAALARLRDLLADLGLKPEDAKTRIVYLAVGGEGVDFLGFHHRLVRARARTSGKQVTFLARWPANKAMRHARDRVRPLTVRSRLLLSVEWIVQDINAFLRGWAGFFKYGNSARQFEKIRYDAKLRLVRGAAKVGVPRSAPLAFSALMVNSWRYHRPGCPDWSRRRFV, from the coding sequence GTGCATGACGCTTCGGCCGGCACCTACGGCTATCCACGGGTGCACGCCGAACTGCGCGCGCAGGGCCGGCGACACTCCCGCAAACGGATCGCCCGGCTGATCTCGCCTTTGCTCTGTAACGTCTACCTGCACCGACTCGATCGGGCGTGGGACGTGCGAGCGTATGGGGTGTTGGTCCGGTTCGCTGACGATCTGCTGGTGATGTGCGCCTCCCGGGCGCAGGCCGAGGCCGCATTGGCGCGGCTTCGGGACCTGCTGGCCGACCTGGGTTTGAAGCCGGAGGACGCCAAGACCAGGATCGTGTACCTTGCCGTCGGTGGGGAAGGCGTGGACTTCCTCGGCTTCCACCACCGGCTGGTGCGCGCCCGGGCCCGCACGAGCGGCAAGCAAGTCACCTTCCTGGCCCGCTGGCCCGCGAACAAGGCCATGCGGCACGCCCGCGACCGGGTCCGGCCGTTGACGGTCCGGTCGCGGTTGCTGCTGTCGGTGGAGTGGATCGTGCAGGACATCAACGCGTTCCTGCGCGGATGGGCCGGGTTCTTCAAGTATGGCAACTCGGCTCGGCAATTCGAGAAGATCAGGTACGACGCGAAGCTACGGCTGGTGCGCGGAGCCGCGAAAGTGGGGGTCCCCCGGTCGGCGCCGCTGGCGTTTTCGGCGTTGATGGTCAACAGTTGGCGATATCACCGTCCGGGGTGCCCGGACTGGTCGAGACGGCGCTTTGTCTGA